A window of Oncorhynchus nerka isolate Pitt River linkage group LG4, Oner_Uvic_2.0, whole genome shotgun sequence contains these coding sequences:
- the rnf208 gene encoding RING finger protein 208 — MSMSCLRRQPVTIPMDTVKIIQSEKFPRECTVPVTQPCFTPPPRVAWDGGGEGEIIVNQACSDLALEMTCTDLPPTRPMVSSPPAPMGRRESYLAQRKASTAEICYHQFHYKMEDVIVNQYVLRSSSTSSSTSSSSSGPVMPCEPLDCPTCGHTYNFAGKRPRILSCLHSVCEECLQILYESCPKYKFISCPTCRRETVLFTDYGLAALAINTSILSRLPSDPNGPVQWGGEADRSCYQTVRQYCQSACTCQIANPLSSCGIM; from the coding sequence ATGTCCATGTCCTGCCTCAGGCGGCAGCCTGTGACAATCCCCATGGATACCGTCAAGATTATCCAGTCGGAAAAGTTCCCCCGGGAATGCACGGTGCCAGTCACCCAGCCTTGCTTCACCCCTCCCCCGCGGGTGGcatgggatggagggggagagggagagatcatTGTGAACCAGGCGTGCAGTGACCTAGCCCTGGAGATGACCTGCACTGACCTGCCCCCCACCAGACCCATGGTCTCATCTCCCCCAGCTCCCATGGGGCGCAGGGAGAGTTACCTGGCCCAGCGTAAAGCCAGCACCGCAGAGATCTGCTACCACCAGTTCCACTACAAGATGGAGGACGTCATAGTCAACCAGTACGTGCTGCGCTcttcttccacctcctcctccacctcctcttcctcctcagggCCCGTAATGCCTTGTGAGCCCCTGGACTGCCCCACCTGCGGCCACACCTACAACTTTGCAGGCAAGCGTCCACGCATCCTCTCCTGCCTGCACTCGGTGTGTGAGGAGTGCTTGCAGATCCTCTACGAGTCCTGCCCCAAGTACAAGTTCATCTCGTGCCCAACGTGCAGGCGTGAGACGGTGCTGTTCACTGACTATGGGCTGGCTGCCCTGGCCATCAACACCAGCATCCTGAGCCGGCTGCCCTCTGACCCCAATGGCCCGGTGCAGTGGGGCGGGGAGGCCGACCGGAGCTGCTACCAGACGGTACGCCAGTACTGCCAATCAGCCTGCACCTGTCAGATCGCCAACCCCCTGTCCTCCTGTGGCATCATGTAG